In Deinococcus maricopensis DSM 21211, the sequence GGCGGTGAACGTGACGACGTCGCCGACGCACACCTCCTGCCGGTCCGCAGTGACGTTCAGGGTCACGTCCGGTTTCACCTGCACGCGCACCTGGCCGGTGCCGCCGCGCGGGACGGTCACGGTGGCGGCGCTCGCGGCGACGGTCGCGCCCGCCACGGGCGCGACGCGCACCGGGTACGTGCCGGCGTTCACGGCCTGCGTGGCGCTGCCGTCCACGTGCAGGGTCGCGTCGCCGACGCGCACGTCGGCGACGGTGGGGACCGCACCGCCCGGCAGGAGCAGTTCGGCGTCCACGCGCAGGGTGCCGGTGGTGTCTACGCGCGTGAGGGTGAGGTCGGCGGCGCTGCCCGCGCGGGTGAGCGTGAACGCGACGGTGTTGCTGTACTGCCGGGCGGTGGTGGGCTGGCGCAGCTCCACGCTGTACGCGCCGGGCGTGCTCGGCAGGGGGATCTCGACCCAGCCGAGCTGCGCACTGACCGGAATGGGCGTGGTGCGCCCGTCGGGGCCGCGCAGTCGCGCTTCGAGTTCGGTGGGGCCGTCACCGTCGTACAGGCGCAGGACGTCGCCGGCGCCGTCGGTGGTGACGTTCACGACCGGCACCCAGTCGCGCGCGTGGACGTTCACGGCCACGCGGTTAGCGCGCACCGCCGCCTGCACGCCGGTCAGGCGCAGTGCGAAGGTGTTCTTGCCGTTACCGGCGGTGACGGCTTCCAAGTGGTAGGTGCCGGCGGGGAGGTCCTGGTCGATCAGGGTGCGCCAGCTGTGCGCGCCGGCCGGGAAGGTGGCGCGCGTGACGACGTTGCCAGCAGCGTCAATGACGGCGAACGTCGTTTCGACGGGGCCGGCGTCGTAGCGTTCGTCGCCGAAGTACGTGTCGCTGCGGTAGTCCTGCGGGTCGAATTCGGCGCTGTACAGTTCCAGCCGGACGCGGCCGGCGATGGGGACGTCGAGGGTGAGTTGTTGGTCGCCGACGCTCCACAGCAGGCGGTTGCCGACGCTGGTGAGGGGCAGGCTGGTGCTGAGTTCCTGCGCGGACGCGGGAGCGCCCGCGAGGAGCAGCGCGGTGAGCAGGGTCAGGGCGGACTTCACGTCAGTACCTCCAGGAGACCGTCGGGTCGGTGGTGGCGGCGCGCGGCTCGCCGGTCCACGTGAAGCGGTAGGTGAGGGTGGTCTCCCCCGCGCTCAGGTCACGGGTGAGGGTGTTCTGGCCGCTCTGGAGGGTCGCGCCGGCGGGCAGGGGGTCTTGCAGCGTGAAGCCCGGCAGGGCCTGCGTGGCGCGCAGCGTGAGGCGCACGGTGTACACGCCGCTGGCGAACGTCAGGTCCTTCTGCACGGTGAGCGGTCCGGTCGTGAGGGTGGTGCGGCGCAGCGCCTCGATGTCGCCGGCGAGCGGCGCGAGCGGGAAGTCCACGGCGGTGAGGCCACGGGCGTACACGGTGCGTGTGCCGGGCAGGTCGCCGTCTTCGGGCAGGTCGAGCGGGGCGTACGGGACGCTGTTCGGGTCGAGGCGCAGGGCCTGCGCGCCGATGGGCACGCCGCGGAAGTGGTAGCGGCCGTCGCGGTCCGTGAGGGCGATGCGGCCCCCGGCGAGGATTACGCGGGCGCGTTCGAGGGGGAGGTCCACGTCCTGCTGGTACACGCCGTCGCGGTTGCGGTCGACGTAGACGACGCCCACGAGGTCCGTGAGGGGCGCGAAGCCCTGCGGGGTGAGGCGGGTGCGGGCGGTGGCGCGGTTGCTGGCGAGGCCGGTGGCGTTCCCGCCGGCACCCTGGACGACGACGGTGTTCACGAGGTCCTCGGTGGCCTCGGCGGTGACGCGCGTGGCGTACGTGAGGCGCACGTCGCTGCTGGCCGGCAGCGTGCCGACCCGCCAGATCAGGTCACGGCCGCGCACTTCCGGGTCGGGGAACGGCTGGCCCTGCAGGGTGGTCGTGCCGGGAATGTAGGTGAGTCCGGCGGGCAGGGTGTCGGTGATGATGGCGTCCGTGACGGCGGTGGTCGGGGAGGTGTTGCGGATGGTGAGGGTGTAGTTTAGGCGGTCGCCGTAGTTGGCGGTGGCGCTGTCCACGTCCTTCTGGAGGATCAGGCGCGCGCTCCACACGGGCGTGACGACTTCGTTGCTGGTCGTGGGCGCGGGCGTTTCGGCGCTGGTGAGCGTGAAGGTGTTGCGGAGGGCGGCGCCGTCGGGGGTGCCGGCGGCGACCTTCACCGCGAGTGTGAAGCTGACGGTGGTGTTCGCGCCGATGCTGGCGCGCGTCCAGGTGACGGTGCGGCCCGCGAGGGTGCCGCCGTCGCTGGCGCTCACGAACTGCACGGCCGGGTCGAGGTCATCGCGGACGGTGACGTTCGTGAGGGCGCGCGGGTACGGGTTGCGGACGGTGAGGGTGTACGTGACCGTGTCGCCCGCGCCGACGGTGCCGGTGGCGTCCGCAGTTTTGGTGAGTTCCGGCAGGCCGCTCACGACGTTCGGGAGCAGGTCGGTGGTGGCGTTCGTGGTGCCGCGCGCGCCGGTGGCGGTGATGGTCGCGCTGATGGGCGCGGCGGTGGTGGGGGTGTAGCACACGCGCACGGTGATGCTCGCGCCCGGCGCGAGGCGCACGGGCTGCGCGAGCGGCTGGCCGTCCGCGCCGAGCAGGGTCGTGGTGGCCGCGCCGGAAGTGAGGGCGACCTGGAGCGTGAAGTCGTCGGTGACGTCGCCGGTGTTCTGCAGGGTGTGGTCGAGGCAGGTGGCCTGCCCGACCAGCGCGAACGGGGCGGTGCTGGTGTCGGCGGACGTCCCTTCGGGCGCGGTGGGGTTGCCGACCGGGCCGAGGGCGACGGCGGGGCTGTACTGCACGCGCAGGTCCGCGGTGACGGGGACGTCCTGCGGGCCGCCCGTGAGGGTGGCGGTGTTGGTGATGGTGCGCCCCTCGGCGCTCGGCGCGGCGCGGAGGCTGAAGGTGAGGGTGGCGGTCGCGCCGGGCGCGAGGCTGGCGGTGCGCAGGCGGATGCCGGTCACGGGCGCCGTCTCGGTGGTGGTCCACGTGACGCCGTCCGACGTGAATTCGGCGGTGCCGCCCGTGGCGACCGCGCTGCCGGTCACGTAGGTGAGGCCCTGCGCCGCGAGCGGCCCGAGCGGGTCCGTGAAGGTCAGTTCGCGGGCCGCGCCGGTGCCGTCGTTGCGGGCGGTGAGGGTGACGGTGGTGGTCGCGCCGGGCGCGATGGTGGCGGGCGTGAAGGTCTTCGTGCCGCTCAGCGCGGGCGGCTCGCCGACGCTGACGCGCGCGACGTTGTTCGCGTCGCGGCTGGTGCCGTCCGTGCAGGCGGCGACGAGGTTCACGAATGCGTCGCCGCGCGCGGCGGTCGTGGTGTCCGCGATAAGCAGCAGGTTGGCGCTGGCGTCCGCGTCGAGGGTGACGGTGGTGACGTCGCTCTCGTTCGCGTCGGGCGTGCCGTTCCCGTTGGCGTCGACGACGACGCGTAGGGCGGGGGTGTGCGCGCTGCCGCTCTCGACGGTGCCGCTCACATTGAAGGTGCTGGGGGTGTTGCCGACGTTCACGGCGCGGTACGGGAACACGGCGCGTTCGCCGGGGAGCACGGTCGCGGCCTGACCGGGCGCGGCCACCGTGCCGTCCGGCGTGACGCTCACGGCACACACGGGCTGCACGGTGGCCTGCACGATGTTGGAGACGCTCACGACGGGCGGACCGCCGGGCGTGAAGGGATCGGCCTGCCCGCTGGCCTGGTTGGTGATGCTGGTGCCGGCGGGCGTGCCGACCGCGCCTGCGAGGGCGCTGAGCGCGAGCGCCAGCGTGGCGATGAAGTGGGGAACCCGGCTCACGTTGCCTCCTGTGGGGTCGGGGCTGGCCTGTGGGGAAGGGCGGCAGAAAACGGTATTGGGGCGTCTGGCATTGTGGAGTCTGTGTTATGGGGCGCCCCGCGGGGCGGGGCGCCGGGAAAAAGCCTGCGTTACTTCACGGTGACAGTGAACGTGACGTTGATCTGGGCGCCCTGCGGGAGGACGTCGCCGGCGTCCATGGTGGCGTTGCCGTTGCTGTCCACGCCGACGTCCACGCGGGTGACGCTGGTGGCGGGCAGCCCGGCGG encodes:
- a CDS encoding DUF11 domain-containing protein, translating into MSRVPHFIATLALALSALAGAVGTPAGTSITNQASGQADPFTPGGPPVVSVSNIVQATVQPVCAVSVTPDGTVAAPGQAATVLPGERAVFPYRAVNVGNTPSTFNVSGTVESGSAHTPALRVVVDANGNGTPDANESDVTTVTLDADASANLLLIADTTTAARGDAFVNLVAACTDGTSRDANNVARVSVGEPPALSGTKTFTPATIAPGATTTVTLTARNDGTGAARELTFTDPLGPLAAQGLTYVTGSAVATGGTAEFTSDGVTWTTTETAPVTGIRLRTASLAPGATATLTFSLRAAPSAEGRTITNTATLTGGPQDVPVTADLRVQYSPAVALGPVGNPTAPEGTSADTSTAPFALVGQATCLDHTLQNTGDVTDDFTLQVALTSGAATTTLLGADGQPLAQPVRLAPGASITVRVCYTPTTAAPISATITATGARGTTNATTDLLPNVVSGLPELTKTADATGTVGAGDTVTYTLTVRNPYPRALTNVTVRDDLDPAVQFVSASDGGTLAGRTVTWTRASIGANTTVSFTLAVKVAAGTPDGAALRNTFTLTSAETPAPTTSNEVVTPVWSARLILQKDVDSATANYGDRLNYTLTIRNTSPTTAVTDAIITDTLPAGLTYIPGTTTLQGQPFPDPEVRGRDLIWRVGTLPASSDVRLTYATRVTAEATEDLVNTVVVQGAGGNATGLASNRATARTRLTPQGFAPLTDLVGVVYVDRNRDGVYQQDVDLPLERARVILAGGRIALTDRDGRYHFRGVPIGAQALRLDPNSVPYAPLDLPEDGDLPGTRTVYARGLTAVDFPLAPLAGDIEALRRTTLTTGPLTVQKDLTFASGVYTVRLTLRATQALPGFTLQDPLPAGATLQSGQNTLTRDLSAGETTLTYRFTWTGEPRAATTDPTVSWRY